In Bradyrhizobium sp. CCBAU 051011, the following are encoded in one genomic region:
- the hppD gene encoding 4-hydroxyphenylpyruvate dioxygenase encodes MGPFPHDAPAATISADNPMGTDGFEFVEYAHPQPEELHALFRLMGYAPVARHRSKKITVYRQGDINYLVNEEPGTHGHGFVAAHGPCAPSMAFRVVDAKQAYERALSLGAEAADIPAPQKTLDVPAIKGIGGSLLYFVDRYGAKGSAYDIEFEWLGEKNPRPSGAGLYYIDHLTHNVHRGRMDVWTGFYEKLFNFRQIRFFDIEGRASGLFSRALTSPDGKIRIPINEDAGDSGQIEEYLNIYRGEGIQHIACGARDIYRTVETLREAGLPFMPSPPDTYFEKIDARLPQHGEDVVRLQRDGILIDGEGVVDGGHTKVLLQIFSANAIGPIFFEFIQRKGDDGFGEGNFKALFESIEEDQIRRGVLKVGNAA; translated from the coding sequence ATGGGTCCGTTTCCGCACGACGCGCCGGCCGCCACCATCAGCGCCGACAACCCGATGGGCACCGACGGTTTCGAGTTCGTCGAATATGCGCACCCGCAACCCGAAGAACTGCACGCGCTATTCCGCCTGATGGGCTACGCGCCGGTCGCGCGCCACAGGTCCAAGAAGATCACGGTTTATCGCCAGGGCGACATCAATTACCTCGTCAACGAGGAGCCCGGCACCCATGGCCATGGCTTCGTCGCCGCGCACGGGCCTTGCGCGCCGTCGATGGCGTTTCGCGTCGTCGATGCGAAGCAGGCCTATGAGCGGGCGCTCTCGCTCGGCGCGGAGGCGGCCGATATCCCCGCGCCGCAGAAGACGCTCGATGTTCCCGCGATCAAGGGCATCGGCGGCAGTCTGCTCTATTTCGTGGATCGTTACGGCGCCAAGGGCTCGGCTTATGACATCGAGTTTGAATGGCTTGGCGAAAAGAACCCGCGTCCATCAGGCGCCGGGCTCTATTACATCGATCACCTCACCCACAACGTCCATCGCGGCCGCATGGATGTGTGGACCGGCTTCTACGAAAAGCTTTTCAACTTCCGACAGATCCGCTTCTTCGACATCGAGGGTCGCGCCTCCGGCCTGTTCTCGCGCGCGCTCACGAGTCCCGACGGCAAGATCCGGATTCCGATCAACGAGGACGCCGGCGATTCCGGGCAGATCGAGGAGTATCTCAACATCTACCGCGGCGAGGGCATCCAGCACATCGCCTGCGGCGCGCGGGATATCTACCGCACCGTAGAGACGCTGCGCGAGGCGGGATTGCCGTTCATGCCGTCGCCGCCCGATACTTACTTTGAGAAGATCGACGCGCGGCTGCCGCAGCATGGCGAGGACGTCGTCCGCTTGCAGCGCGACGGCATTCTGATTGACGGCGAGGGCGTCGTCGACGGCGGCCACACCAAGGTGCTGCTGCAGATCTTTTCGGCGAATGCGATCGGGCCGATCTTCTTCGAATTCATCCAGCGCAAGGGCGACGACGGGTTCGGCGAGGGCAATTTCAAGGCGCTGTTCGAATCGATCGAGGAGGATCAGATTCGCCGTGGTGTGCTGAAGGTGGGGAACGCGGCCTGA
- a CDS encoding CaiB/BaiF CoA-transferase family protein, giving the protein MLDKPATQSATRTSGPLAGFRIVEFAGIGPGPFACMMLADMGAEVVTLDRVGAKKNLKSVAGRGRKVVELDLKDKAAVAQVLDLLANADALIEGFRPGVMERLGLGPDVVMARNPRLVFGRMTGWGQEGPLAHAAGHDINYISVTGALAAIGTKEKPVPPLNLVGDFGGGALYLVVGVLAALLEASKSGKGQVVDAAMCDGAASLMSMFFDMTAVGRWVEGREQNFLDGGAHFYGIYECSCGNFISIGSIEPQFYALLRQHAGLTDADFDAQMDRKAWPGLKDKLTNVFKSKSREDWCKIMEGTDICFAPILTMAEAPKHPHNAARNIFVERHGVTQPAPAPRFSRTPSAIRDAEKADIGELTSAWKQ; this is encoded by the coding sequence GTGCTCGACAAACCAGCCACCCAATCCGCTACCCGCACCTCCGGCCCGCTTGCCGGCTTCCGCATCGTCGAATTCGCCGGCATCGGCCCGGGTCCGTTCGCCTGCATGATGCTGGCCGACATGGGCGCGGAGGTCGTGACGCTTGATCGCGTCGGCGCGAAGAAGAATTTGAAATCGGTGGCGGGGCGCGGCCGCAAGGTCGTCGAGCTCGATTTGAAGGACAAGGCCGCGGTCGCACAGGTGCTCGACTTGCTCGCCAACGCCGACGCACTGATCGAAGGTTTTCGTCCGGGCGTGATGGAGCGGCTGGGCCTCGGCCCCGATGTGGTGATGGCGCGCAATCCGCGCCTGGTGTTCGGTCGCATGACCGGCTGGGGCCAGGAAGGTCCGCTGGCGCACGCCGCCGGCCATGACATCAACTACATCTCGGTGACTGGCGCGCTCGCGGCGATCGGCACCAAGGAAAAACCGGTGCCGCCGCTCAATCTGGTCGGCGACTTCGGCGGCGGCGCGCTCTATCTCGTGGTCGGCGTGCTGGCGGCGCTGCTCGAAGCGTCGAAATCCGGCAAGGGCCAGGTGGTGGATGCCGCCATGTGCGACGGCGCGGCATCATTGATGTCGATGTTCTTCGACATGACCGCGGTCGGCCGCTGGGTCGAAGGCCGCGAACAGAATTTTCTCGACGGCGGCGCGCATTTCTACGGCATCTACGAATGCTCCTGCGGCAATTTCATTTCGATCGGCTCGATCGAACCGCAGTTCTACGCGCTGCTGCGCCAGCACGCCGGCCTCACCGACGCCGATTTCGACGCGCAGATGGACCGCAAGGCATGGCCCGGCCTGAAGGACAAGCTGACGAACGTATTCAAGAGCAAGAGCCGCGAGGACTGGTGCAAGATCATGGAAGGCACCGACATCTGCTTCGCGCCGATCCTGACCATGGCCGAAGCGCCGAAGCACCCGCACAACGCCGCGCGCAACATTTTCGTCGAGCGCCACGGCGTGACGCAACCGGCACCCGCGCCGCGGTTTTCGCGGACGCCCTCGGCGATCAGGGATGCGGAGAAGGCGGATATCGGGGAATTGACGAGCGCGTGGAAGCAGTAG
- a CDS encoding DUF3175 domain-containing protein, with product MAERRKTARPHKTTARKSSRKTTAKKSSPKRWSQRVTTESDALDLKRGVFKQTSARKIAASLKRSAEHSSRRKSGAYRSALSMLTFYINRAGKTLPKTQRARLERAKVELKHQFGRE from the coding sequence ATGGCCGAACGCCGGAAGACCGCGCGTCCACACAAAACCACGGCGCGCAAGAGCAGCCGCAAGACCACCGCGAAGAAATCATCGCCGAAGCGCTGGTCGCAGCGCGTGACAACGGAAAGCGACGCGCTCGATCTGAAACGTGGCGTCTTCAAGCAGACCAGCGCCAGGAAGATCGCGGCATCGCTCAAGCGTTCTGCCGAGCATAGTTCGCGCCGCAAGTCCGGCGCCTATCGCTCGGCGCTATCGATGCTGACCTTCTACATCAACCGCGCGGGCAAGACCTTGCCGAAGACGCAACGCGCACGGCTGGAGCGGGCGAAGGTGGAATTGAAACATCAGTTCGGGAGGGAGTAA
- a CDS encoding (2Fe-2S)-binding protein, with protein MSTVKLTVNGKAVSAEVEDRTLLVHLLRDHLNLTGTHVGCDTSQCGACVVHIDGRAVKSCTVLAGQAAGSSVTTIEGIAKGDELHPMQAAFRDNHGLQCGYCTPGMIMSAIDIVHRHSGQLDEETVRQELEGNICRCTGYHNIVKAVLDAAGRMKVAQAAE; from the coding sequence GTGTCTACAGTCAAGCTGACGGTAAACGGCAAGGCCGTCTCGGCCGAGGTCGAGGACCGGACCCTTCTCGTCCATCTCCTGCGCGACCATCTGAACCTGACCGGCACCCATGTCGGCTGCGACACCAGCCAGTGCGGCGCCTGCGTCGTCCATATCGATGGCCGGGCGGTCAAATCCTGCACCGTACTGGCCGGACAGGCCGCCGGCTCCAGCGTCACCACCATCGAGGGCATCGCCAAGGGCGACGAACTGCACCCGATGCAGGCGGCGTTCCGTGACAATCACGGCCTGCAGTGCGGTTACTGCACCCCGGGCATGATCATGTCGGCGATCGATATTGTGCACCGCCATAGCGGCCAACTCGATGAAGAGACCGTCCGGCAGGAGCTGGAAGGCAACATCTGCCGCTGCACCGGCTACCACAACATCGTCAAGGCGGTGCTCGATGCGGCCGGACGCATGAAGGTCGCGCAGGCCGCGGAATAG
- a CDS encoding methyl-accepting chemotaxis protein: protein MLGFAVVLAISAASMGFAYLGFEHVSAGVESYRRSVQEADLSRDIDRELISYRSLARYFVATGKEEDGKAALSAEAGLKDAIIASMKGTTNPTRLEQVAKLEREFRTFTKIFADIVKVKDESARITQNQLTRTGNSLRYKLDDLPSNADDDEMQAITLGAKKVTEQFQAVSALANTFVVNSDKTVAASALARLKFVENSLKAISSNNEKIREGIKEVSGMLAEYQQSLAKLIDNAKEIDELTQEMADSAAAINKGSLAMKSDLLADQKRLEAESNATIGETEQLILILAAGGFLLGCVWAFLLGTGISRPMIAMCSAMRELAAGNFEVVLPGLGRNDELGQMASAVEEFKVQAIARAERDAATQEAQNKAASAARRAELIRFADEFEAAVGAIVSNVSSSAVQLESAAGKLTRTAETTQSLSSQVAGASEEASSNMQSVASATEELSASVDEIGRRVKESSQIAEAAVRQAEQTDGRIGKLSRAAQEIGDVVKLITAIAEQTNLLALNATIEAARAGDAGRGFAVVASEVKSLASQTAKATDEISNHITGMQGATQESVAAIKEIGGTIGKISDIAATIASAVEQQSSATQEIARSVQNVAQGTQEAATNVMHVNRGATETGSASEEVLNSARTLSSESTRLREELDRFMENIRAA, encoded by the coding sequence ATGCTCGGCTTTGCCGTCGTGCTGGCGATTTCGGCCGCCAGCATGGGGTTTGCCTATCTCGGATTCGAACATGTTTCTGCCGGCGTGGAGTCTTACCGGCGCAGCGTGCAGGAGGCCGACCTGTCGCGCGACATCGATCGCGAACTGATTTCCTATCGCTCGCTCGCCCGCTATTTCGTGGCGACGGGCAAGGAAGAGGACGGCAAGGCGGCGCTATCAGCCGAGGCCGGCCTGAAAGATGCGATCATCGCCTCGATGAAGGGCACCACCAACCCGACCCGGCTCGAGCAGGTCGCCAAGCTCGAGCGCGAGTTCCGCACCTTCACCAAGATTTTCGCCGATATCGTCAAGGTCAAGGACGAGAGCGCGCGCATCACGCAGAACCAGCTCACGCGCACCGGCAACTCGCTGCGCTACAAGCTCGACGATCTCCCGAGCAATGCCGACGATGACGAAATGCAGGCGATCACGCTCGGCGCCAAGAAGGTGACCGAGCAGTTCCAGGCGGTCTCCGCGCTCGCCAATACGTTCGTGGTCAATTCTGACAAGACCGTCGCAGCCAGCGCGCTGGCTCGCCTGAAGTTCGTCGAGAATTCGCTGAAGGCGATTTCGTCGAACAATGAAAAGATCCGCGAGGGGATCAAGGAAGTTTCCGGGATGCTGGCGGAATACCAGCAATCGCTCGCCAAGCTGATCGACAATGCCAAGGAAATCGATGAGCTGACCCAGGAAATGGCGGACTCAGCCGCCGCCATCAACAAGGGCTCGCTCGCGATGAAGTCGGATTTGCTGGCCGATCAGAAGCGGCTCGAAGCCGAATCGAACGCGACCATCGGCGAGACCGAGCAGCTGATCCTGATCCTTGCCGCCGGCGGCTTCCTGCTCGGCTGCGTCTGGGCGTTCCTGCTCGGCACCGGCATTTCCCGGCCGATGATTGCGATGTGCAGCGCGATGCGCGAACTCGCCGCTGGCAATTTCGAAGTCGTGCTGCCCGGTCTCGGCCGCAACGACGAACTCGGCCAGATGGCGAGCGCGGTCGAGGAGTTCAAGGTGCAGGCGATCGCCCGCGCCGAGCGCGACGCCGCCACACAGGAAGCTCAGAACAAGGCGGCGAGCGCCGCGCGCCGCGCCGAACTCATTCGTTTCGCCGATGAGTTCGAAGCCGCGGTCGGTGCCATCGTCTCCAACGTGTCGTCCTCGGCCGTGCAGCTCGAATCCGCCGCCGGCAAGTTGACGCGGACGGCGGAAACCACCCAGAGCCTGTCGAGCCAGGTCGCCGGCGCCTCGGAAGAAGCTTCCAGCAACATGCAGTCGGTGGCGTCCGCGACCGAGGAATTGTCGGCCTCCGTCGACGAGATCGGGCGTCGCGTCAAGGAATCCAGCCAGATTGCGGAAGCCGCCGTCCGTCAGGCCGAACAGACCGACGGACGGATCGGCAAGCTGTCGCGCGCCGCGCAGGAGATCGGCGATGTCGTCAAGCTGATCACGGCGATCGCAGAGCAGACCAACCTGTTGGCGCTGAACGCCACCATCGAGGCGGCCCGCGCCGGCGATGCCGGCCGCGGCTTTGCCGTGGTCGCCTCCGAAGTCAAATCGCTCGCAAGCCAGACCGCGAAGGCGACCGACGAGATTTCCAATCACATCACGGGCATGCAGGGCGCGACGCAGGAATCGGTCGCCGCGATCAAGGAGATCGGCGGCACTATCGGAAAAATCTCCGACATCGCCGCGACGATCGCGAGCGCCGTCGAGCAGCAGAGCTCGGCGACGCAGGAAATCGCGCGCAGCGTCCAGAACGTCGCGCAAGGCACGCAGGAGGCCGCCACCAACGTCATGCACGTCAACCGCGGCGCGACCGAAACCGGCTCGGCCTCCGAAGAAGTGCTGAATTCGGCGCGAACGCTATCGAGCGAAAGCACGCGGCTGCGCGAAGAGCTCGACCGCTTCATGGAGAATATCAGGGCGGCGTGA
- a CDS encoding xanthine dehydrogenase family protein molybdopterin-binding subunit, giving the protein MGVEGIGASVVRKEDRRFITGKGRYVDDIKLVGMTHAHFIRSPHAHAKIKSIDTSEAMKMPGVVGVLTGQQLVDDKIGNLICGWAITSKDGTGMKMGAWPAMAPETVRFVGQAVAVVIAETKNLARDAAEAVVVTYEELPAVHDIRAAIAPGAPQLHPEAPGNVIYDWTIGDEGATDAAFKSAANVISLDITNNRLVPNAMEPRAAIAEYNEPEEHFTLYTTSQNPHVARLVLSAFYNIAQEHKLRVVAPDVGGGFGSKIFIYPEEMVALWASKKVGRPVKWTGDRTEAFLTDAHGRDHLTKAEMALDKDNKITGLRVKTYANLGGYMSLFSSSVPTYLYATLLSGQYNIPNIFAEVISVYTNTVPVDAYRGAGRPEASFVVERLVETAARQLKVDPAELRKKNFITQFPHQTPVIMAYDIGDFHASLDAAMKAIDYAGFPVRKATAKSEGKLRGIGISCYIEACGIAPSKAVGSLGAGVGLWESAEVRVNPVGTIEILTGSHSHGQGHETTFCQLVAERLGIPISQVSIVHGDTDKVQFGMGTYGSRSAAVGLTAILKAMEKVEAKAKKIAAHQLEASENDIVIENGEFKVTGTDKSLALPMVALAAYTAHNLPDGMEPGLKEGAFYDPTNFTFPAGAYICEMEVDAATGKTSFVNFVAADDFGRLINPMIVEGQVHGGLAQGIGQALLENAAYDTSGQLLTASFMDYAMPRADDLPSFKLSHTTTLCPGNPLGVKGCGEAGAIGASAAVINAITDAIGNNKLEMPATPDRVWHAIHG; this is encoded by the coding sequence ATGGGCGTTGAAGGCATTGGCGCAAGCGTCGTGCGCAAGGAAGACCGCCGTTTCATTACCGGCAAAGGACGCTACGTCGACGACATCAAGCTGGTGGGCATGACCCACGCACACTTCATCCGCAGCCCGCACGCGCATGCGAAGATCAAAAGCATCGACACGTCAGAGGCGATGAAGATGCCGGGCGTGGTCGGCGTGCTGACCGGCCAGCAACTCGTCGACGACAAGATCGGCAATCTGATCTGCGGCTGGGCCATCACCTCCAAGGACGGCACCGGCATGAAGATGGGCGCATGGCCGGCGATGGCGCCGGAGACCGTGCGCTTCGTCGGCCAGGCCGTCGCGGTCGTGATCGCGGAAACCAAGAACCTGGCGAGGGACGCGGCCGAGGCTGTCGTCGTTACTTACGAGGAATTGCCTGCCGTTCACGACATCCGCGCCGCGATCGCGCCAGGCGCGCCGCAATTGCACCCGGAAGCGCCGGGCAACGTGATCTACGACTGGACCATCGGCGACGAAGGCGCGACCGATGCCGCCTTCAAGTCGGCGGCCAATGTCATCTCGCTCGACATCACCAACAACCGCCTGGTGCCGAATGCGATGGAGCCGCGCGCGGCGATTGCGGAATATAACGAGCCGGAAGAGCATTTTACGCTCTACACGACCTCGCAGAATCCGCATGTCGCCCGCCTCGTGCTGTCGGCGTTCTACAACATCGCGCAGGAGCACAAGCTGCGCGTGGTGGCTCCCGACGTCGGCGGCGGCTTCGGCTCAAAAATCTTCATCTATCCCGAAGAGATGGTGGCGCTGTGGGCCTCCAAGAAGGTCGGGCGGCCGGTGAAATGGACCGGCGACCGTACCGAGGCCTTCCTGACCGATGCCCACGGCCGCGACCACCTCACAAAGGCGGAGATGGCGCTCGACAAGGACAACAAGATCACCGGTTTGCGCGTAAAGACCTACGCCAATCTCGGCGGCTACATGTCGCTGTTCTCTTCGTCGGTGCCGACCTATCTCTATGCGACGCTGCTGTCGGGGCAGTACAACATCCCCAACATCTTCGCCGAGGTAATCAGCGTCTACACCAACACCGTGCCGGTCGATGCCTACCGCGGCGCGGGCCGTCCCGAAGCGAGTTTCGTGGTGGAGCGATTGGTGGAGACGGCGGCGCGGCAGTTGAAGGTCGATCCGGCCGAGTTGCGGAAGAAGAATTTCATCACGCAATTCCCGCACCAGACGCCCGTCATCATGGCCTATGACATCGGCGACTTCCATGCCTCGCTCGATGCGGCGATGAAGGCGATCGACTATGCCGGGTTCCCAGTCCGCAAGGCAACGGCCAAGTCCGAAGGCAAGCTGCGCGGCATCGGCATCTCCTGCTACATCGAGGCCTGCGGCATCGCGCCCTCAAAGGCGGTCGGCAGCCTCGGCGCCGGCGTCGGTCTATGGGAATCCGCCGAAGTCCGCGTCAATCCGGTCGGCACCATCGAGATCCTGACGGGATCGCACAGCCACGGCCAGGGCCATGAGACGACGTTCTGCCAGTTGGTGGCCGAACGTCTCGGCATCCCGATCAGCCAGGTCTCGATCGTCCATGGCGACACTGACAAGGTTCAGTTCGGCATGGGCACCTATGGCTCGCGCTCGGCGGCCGTGGGTCTCACCGCGATCCTGAAGGCGATGGAGAAGGTCGAGGCCAAGGCCAAGAAGATCGCGGCCCATCAGCTCGAGGCATCCGAGAACGACATCGTGATCGAGAACGGCGAGTTCAAGGTCACCGGCACCGATAAGTCGCTTGCGCTGCCGATGGTCGCGCTCGCCGCCTACACCGCGCACAATCTGCCTGATGGGATGGAGCCCGGCCTGAAGGAAGGCGCGTTCTACGACCCGACCAACTTCACCTTCCCGGCCGGCGCCTATATCTGCGAAATGGAAGTCGACGCCGCCACCGGCAAGACGTCCTTCGTCAACTTCGTGGCGGCGGACGATTTCGGCCGGCTGATCAATCCGATGATCGTCGAAGGCCAGGTCCATGGCGGTCTCGCCCAGGGCATCGGCCAGGCGCTGCTTGAAAACGCGGCCTACGATACATCGGGCCAGCTTCTGACGGCCTCGTTCATGGACTACGCGATGCCGCGGGCGGACGATCTGCCATCGTTCAAGCTATCGCACACCACGACGCTGTGTCCGGGCAATCCACTCGGCGTCAAGGGCTGCGGCGAGGCCGGTGCGATCGGTGCATCGGCTGCCGTCATCAACGCCATCACGGATGCCATCGGCAATAACAAGCTGGAAATGCCCGCGACGCCCGATCGCGTCTGGCATGCGATTCACGGTTGA
- a CDS encoding xanthine dehydrogenase family protein subunit M: MYQTTYHRPSSIDEAAAAFAKGSDSKYLAGGHTLIPVMKQRLASPSDVIDLGKIKELVGIEASGDALTIKAATTYYDIMQNADVKKSIPAIAYLTSVLGDPAVRHRGTIGGSIANNDPAADFPAALVSLDATVKTNKRSISADDFFKGLFTTALEDGEIITAVSFPIPAKAGYAKMRHPASRFALTGVFVTKTKAGDVRVAATGASQDGVMRVPAIESALKANWSAGAIDGVTISADGMISDIHGTSDYRANLVKVMAQRAVDAAG, from the coding sequence ATGTACCAGACCACCTATCACCGCCCCTCCTCGATCGACGAAGCGGCGGCCGCGTTCGCCAAGGGCTCGGACTCCAAATACCTGGCCGGCGGCCACACGCTGATCCCCGTGATGAAACAGCGGCTGGCTTCGCCATCCGACGTGATCGATCTCGGCAAGATCAAGGAGCTGGTCGGCATCGAGGCATCGGGCGATGCGCTGACCATCAAGGCGGCCACGACCTATTACGACATCATGCAAAACGCCGATGTTAAAAAGTCGATCCCGGCTATCGCCTACCTCACCTCGGTGCTCGGCGACCCCGCCGTGCGCCATCGCGGCACCATCGGCGGCTCGATCGCCAACAACGATCCGGCGGCGGATTTTCCCGCCGCCCTGGTCTCGCTCGACGCCACCGTGAAGACCAACAAGCGGTCGATTTCGGCCGATGACTTCTTCAAGGGCCTGTTCACGACGGCCCTTGAGGACGGCGAGATCATCACCGCGGTGTCGTTCCCGATCCCCGCCAAGGCCGGCTACGCCAAGATGCGGCATCCGGCCTCGCGCTTCGCGCTGACCGGCGTGTTCGTCACCAAGACCAAGGCCGGTGACGTCCGCGTCGCGGCGACCGGCGCATCGCAGGACGGCGTCATGCGGGTGCCGGCGATCGAGTCGGCGCTGAAGGCCAACTGGTCGGCGGGCGCGATCGACGGCGTCACGATTTCCGCCGACGGCATGATCAGCGATATTCACGGCACGTCGGATTATCGCGCCAACCTGGTGAAAGTGATGGCACAACGCGCCGTGGACGCCGCGGGCTGA